The DNA sequence catAAAACAACCGTGACTGAGGCTTTCTAAGAAATCAACCTCGAAGAATCCAAATTTAATTCAAAGCAAACTTGgaatattttgaataatattcttGGTCGAAAAAAAAGGCCTAATATTTTCTCTTCTTTTATAGTTAATGGCACACTCATTTTAAATCCTAACACAATTGCTGATTTACGCATTCCTAGTTTGTTCATATTGGTACCTAATTGGCAAATAACATTCCAAACCCTGAGATTGATTTTCACCGCTTTTTAAACAATATTAATTCACCTCCACAAAGACgaaatacttttattttttaaatctccGAAGTCTGGCTCCAGTGGTTGTGATTATACTAAACCTTACATTATTAAAACTGTGAAAGATTCAATTGCTTTAACTCTTACTCATCTTTAATTTATCTTTTTTAAGATAATTTGGCACGCTTCCAGTACTTAAAAGTACTGGCAGCGTTCCAAACAAATTACAAATTACCAATAACCCTTGCTCCCCCTTCTTAAGAAAAACCTTTCGGATAACAAAGCATGGGATAGATAATCTTccgaaaaaaaaaagcttttaaaataacatttaaacaaaCATATCGCATAACCCCGTTAATGAGGTATAAAACAGCATATCAGGCAGAGGCCTAAGCGGAGGCCGAAACAGCAAAGGGGTTTTTGGTATTCTTCATTGGCGGCTCTTCTAGCCCCTCGTCTTCTCAGTCTTCTGTCAGCTTCTCTTCTATCAGCTGTTCTATATTCGTGCTGTTattgaatgaaaacaaaatacatacaTTAAGTTTGCTTCATCAATTCCTTTAATCTTCTTTAGGAAACCTCCTTTATTAGTGAATAAATCTTCAATTCAAGTGCATGTGAAGCATTTTCTTAATGAGAGAGTATACCCATTGTTCTTATAAATAACACGCCGCCAATTACATAATTACTAAAATAGTAGATAACAACAACTTTCACATCTTCCAGGCTGATCTTGCTATCCCTGCCTTGTTTCCTTTACCTCCACTATGCGCATTTTGTCGTAACAAAAATACCAGCAGAAATCAGTATTTTGCTACAAATCAATGCATacatgttcatggtacttttattttgcagaaatCTGTTTTGAAGCAAGCGGCCCTAGAGGTGCAGTATGCATGACCCACCGGCGTGTGGATACGCTCTGGTGCTCACCAACGCTTGCCCCAGCTATTGGCAAATAGTTAGAATAGATCACTATCTTAGGCGGAGTAGAGATTCAGGCTCAAAACGGCAAAAGGGTGCCTGAGATGAGTTCAACCAGCAGCCAGTGATCAAAATCAGGGAGTCCTGAGACCTGAGCTATACACTTGGAGCTATGGTTGGAGACATTAGTGACAAGAACAAAGGGCGGATGAAGAATTCAATGCACTGCACATTCTCGGCCACTGGACAACTGTTGATAGGATCTGTGACCATTAACAGTATTCAGCAATTGAGCAACTTTAAATGATGACTACAATAAACGCACTAGGGTCAAGCCCCTACCTTAAACCCAGTTCTGAATCTGTATTAGCTTGTAATATTAATGATGTGAGCACCTTAAAGCCTTACGGACGGTTGTGCACGGAGAGAGGAGGAACACGGAAAGAAAATCTACTAACATGTAAGCAATCAATGTTTGTATCAACCTTAAATACAAGAACACTAAGAAGTATTTACCTTCAAGAGGAACTATGTGGCTTAGCTAAGCGTCACAACCAAGACATCATTGGATTACAGGAGCATAAAATATTCCACCTTGATGAACCAATTAGGCATGACCTCTTTGATGGATATCAACTAGTATCATCATTAGCATGGAGGAATAGAGCAGGCATAGCGGTTGGAAGTGATGGAGTACCAAGGCAAAGAAGACCCTTCTCTCCTGCATATGCATAACACCAAGGATATTATGTGCTACCTTTGGAGGAAGTCCCAAAACCACCATCATTGTCACATATTGGCCACTAATGTGTCTGATGAGAAAGAGTCAGAAGAACACTATATGCTACTGGACAAGTCCATCAAACAAGTTCCAGCTCACAACTTCCTTATGGTAATAGGCGACTTGAATACAAGAGTTTGCAAAATACACTACAAATTCCCCTACCATGATTCCATCAACAGAAATGGAGAATTGCTGCACACACTGGCAATAGAGAATGAACTGGTGATAGCAAATGTGAGCTTCTACCATCTAGTTTTAAGGCACAATTTGACTACATCCTTTTACGCAGGAAGTGGAGGAATAGCATTCTCAATTGTTGCACCTACAACTCCTTCGCAAGCATTGGATCGGATCACCGTGTTGTTACAGCAAAAGTACGTCTCCGCTTGAGATCGAATGGCAAGACACCACCGCGGAAGATCAGGTACAACTGGAAGGTTTTGGCACAAGACACGCAACTACAAGACCTGTACGCTGTTAAAGTACGGAATAGATTCAGTGCTCTGCAACATGAAAGTGAGGGCGATGAAGATGCTACATCCACATATCAATGTTTCATACAGACAAACAGAGAGGTTACGTAAGAACTGATACCAAAGGCCCCCAAACGCCATACGGGGACAATCTGGACTGATTCCAGAACAGAGAGTGCCCGGAATGAAGTGCATGAAGCATATGTGAAGGATACCCACGAATGCACTAGTGTATCAATGTCCGCACTACAAGCAAGGAAGAATCACCTAAAAGAGACATATGACCAAATTAATCAAGAAATCCTGGAACAAAAGATCAGCCAGGTAGAGAAAGCAGATCAAAATTGCCAGCACAAAGCTGTAACGAGATCAGTGAAAGGAGAACTGCCAAAAAAGGTCAGATCAAAGGGGACATAGAGAGTGAGATACTGCATTCTTGGTTTTCCCATTTCCAGCAACTACCTGGGAATCCACCAGTCATCACCAGGCAGCAAAGAAGGTCATCAATGAAGGAAAAAGTGCAGGTGATAATGAAATCACACCAGAAGTTTTAAAGAGATGCAACCTTTATAACATCATACTCTATTTCTGTAATGAAGCATTACTGCATGGTAGGAAACCCGAGCAGTGGTCAATTCTCAATCTCATCCCAATTCCTCAAAAGCGGTGATCTCAGAGAGGGAAAGAATTACAGAGGCATCTGTTTATCATCCATAGTGGCAAAGACCTACAACAGACTACTACTCAACGGAATTCGTCCCTTCCTGGATCCTGTACTACGAATGAACCAAAATGGCTTCCGCCCTGGAAAGTCGACAGAGTCACAAATACTGGCCTTGAGAAgaattattgaagagataaacaacaacaatctGCAAGCAGCACCGGTCTTCATCGATTTTAAAAAGACATTTGACACCATCCATCGAAGTAAAATGCTAGACATTCTAAGAGCATATGGAGTACCAGAGAAACTCGTGGCAGCTATTGGAAACACCTATGAGAACACTGTTGCCCATGTTACCACACCAGATGGAATCACCAACGACTTCATAATTCAGGCTGGAGTACTACAGGGGGACACActtgcaccatttctatttgtaaCAGTCCTTGACTATGCTCTCCAGAAAGCACTACATGGGAATGAAGATCGTCTAGGGCTCAcactaaaaacaaggaaaagtctGAGAATAGGACCGCAAACAATTACAGAAAACCAAGGCAATGGTTTGCAATATGGCTGCATCCCCAATCCGAACACTTGATGGACGCGAGCTTGAAGTAGTTGACGATTTCAAATACCTCGGGGCTTGGTTTGGCAGCAGTGAAAAGGATTTTCACATCAGGAAAGCCCAGGCATGGAGAGCCTGCAACAGCATGAACAAGATATGGAAGAGCAGCCtgcctaaaaatcttaaaaccaagctttttaccaccacagtcgaatcagttctgatgtatggtgcagaaaccttgacaattacatcaaagtttaggaagGCGCTTGGTGGTTGTTACACAACTGAGAAAGGCAATTAATGTTACCTGGCAGTCGCGCACCACCAATAAAGAGTTGTACGGCAATCTCTAACCAATTTCCAAAAGGGTGAAAACAAAAAGGCTGAGATTTGATGGAAactgtgccagaagtgaaacagaggcagcttccagagttttgctgtggcagcctacgcatggtaaaagatcaagaggacaaccacggaaggactacattaagcaactaatcgaggatactggactagagagacaagacattaagaactgcatgcagaacagagttgtgtggagagccatcagcggagtccgactagacaagtcgacataagcaagtatTAAAGCATcacacattttgaaataaattctgctccgaatatatatcccaaatttggcatacgctAACTTTGACATAAACCGTTTTGGAATAGCGATAATTTATTAAAGGGTAGttatttttaaagacaaatttgcAACTACTAAAGTTACCTCAAGTATGCCTGGATCTGCTCCTGCCTCTACCAGCAATCTGAACACTGTTCCATATCGTTTACGGCTGTCTTCATCGAGTTCCCGTGTCTGATGTCTCtattaacaaaaatattaatacatttataatgTGATTATTTTAGTTTTCGTATAAACAAGTGagataaaaaatataaagaaatcttCCGATGTTTCATAACCTTCTCAACCTTCTAAAGTTAAGGTCAGCAGGGCGGTACACTTATCCTGGAACCTAGGGTTGAGTACAGATATTAGAACTGagaatggtcccccttctctttttaaATGTGCGCAGGGATAACTCTTcttgtacacgggaccaacgtgAATTCCGAACCACGATACGTCTAAAAATGTTTGATCCCCCTTCCTTGATGTCCTAAAACAGAAaccaaaaaataattattaactGTTCAGctaaaattaccgtttggagctATTGCTCATTGGAGACATAGTGTAACACCCAAAGTGCGCAAATTTTGTTGAACTGAAGCTTGAGagccatatcaatttgtaagcgctctttagcaaagtcatagttcattgaatttacaaccctATGATAAAACaggtgaaaatagtaactttttgcacaggatttaaaatttaaagagaattgcccattgctcattctaatggggctattatggacaatataagtgtgctcttttattCAATGacatagaatttgaaaaaaaatattgtaaggaacacttgaggttttgactttaaaaacctacattttggtcagaGGTCCATTTTCCAGTtaaagctcacacagctcttacgatgacatgcgctcaaccgtgtagtgtaatcaaagactgtgtagataattcactgcttgcttggatgctcttggacgaaaatgtgcgCTCAGGTGTATCGAGCTGGAAACTGttcatagatggtttataagagaatcgtttttgtatagaaacctttccatatgacacAATTGAAATACTTAACACTCATACCAAAAATTGGAATGTGCATGCCTTGTCGTAAATGTTAACCCGGACTTTTACTCCCCCCccattaaggactgaattttttggATCCCCCCTTTATAGGACCCAAAATAGTTATGATCCTACCCATCttttccaacccccaccaaaTTATTTGTGAACACTCCCTTATGCCTTTTGGCCATGCCTACTTCTCTAAAGCCTCttctattatttttattatcggtattttattaaatcacatatcgtggccaaatggccaaatacacattaaaacattaaaaaggtTTCGTGCGGAATCGTAGCATGACGTCATTGGAATTCAACAACGTGTATTTAAAATCAATTGAAATATAAACAAGAAAAATCTTCTTTACCTTAAGCTCACAATTTGTAACGGCCAAATGAAGTGGTGTATGTTGACGTCTCATCGTCTGGGCATTGGCATTGGCTCCAGCATCAAGCAATATCTTGCAGACGTGATCGTGACCATACTGTGCTGCTTCATGCAATGCCGTTTTCCTATCTCTCTCTACACCTGCTTCTGCGTTTACACTAGCCCCTGCTGAAAGTAAAGTCTGACAAATGCCATCGAGGCCATTCTGTGCAGCTATCATTAGTGCAGTCATTTCCTGGTTTTGTCGTGTTCTTGCATTGGAATCAGCTCCAGCACAAAGTAAGACTTTGCAGACATTAACGTGATCATTTTGTGCAGCTTGATGTAAGGCCATCCTTTCATCGTTTACTATGCCAGCCTTTTCATTAACAATAGCTCCTGCTTCAAGTAGAATCCGACACACGGCATCATGACCATTTTGAGCAGCTATTAATAGAGGGCTTATTCCAGATCTACTTCGTGTCGCATTTGCTCCAGCATCAAGTAATATCTTGCAGACTTCGTCGCGGCCATCCTGTGCTGCTAGACATAATGGTGTTTTTGAACCCATCTCTACACCTGCTCGTGTATTAACAGTAGCACCTGCCTTAAGTAAAGTCTGGCATACGGTACCGTGACCTTCCTGGGAAGCTAGCATAAGTGGAGTTACCGCCTGGCCTGTTCGTGTTTTTGCGTTGACATTAGCTCCAGCATCAAGCAATGTCTTGCAGACGTTATCGTGGCCATTTTGGGCAGCTTTATGCAACGCCATTTTTTCATCCATTTCTATGCCAGCGTTTTCATCACCAATAGCTCCCTCATAAAGTAGAATCCGACACACGGCATCATGGCCATTTTGAGCAGCTATCCACAACGGAGTTATTTCATGTCCAAGTCGCGTCTTCGCATTGATATTTGCTCCGGCATCCAGTAATATCCTGCAGACATCATCGCGACCATCCTGTGCAGCTAGATGTAATGGCGTTATTGAATCCATCTCTACACCTGCTCGTGCGTTAACAATAGCACCTGCTTTAAGTAAACTCTGGCACACGATACCGTGACCATGCTGGGAAGCTGTCATAAGTGGAGTTACTTCCTGGCCCGATTGTGTTTTTGCGTTTACATTAGCTCCAGCATCAATTAGCAGCTTGCAGAAGTTATCGTGACCATACTTTGCGGCTTGATGCAATGCTATGCCCTCACCCATCTGCACACCCGCTCTTGCGTTAACAAGAGCACCTGCTCCAAGTAAGATATGACCCACGACATCTTGACCTTCCTGGGCAGCTAACCAGAGTGGGGTTACCTCTTGACCCTTTCGTGTTTTTGCGTTGACTTTAGCTCCAGCAGCAAGTAATTTCTTGCAGATGTTATCACTGCCTGACTGTGCAGCTTTATGCAATGGTGTTGTCTCATCCATCTGTACACCAGCTCTATCGTCAGCGATAGCACCTGCTTGAAGTAACACCTGACACACAGTACCATGACCATTCTGAGCAGCAAGCCATAGTGGCGTTACTTCATGTCCCACTTTGGTTCTTACATTGACCTCAGCTCCAACGTCAAGTAGCACCTTGCAGACGTTATCATGACCATTCGCCGTAGCTTCATGTAATGGAGTTGTCTCGTAGGCTTCCAGACCTGCTCTTACGTTAACTATGGCACCTGCTTGAAGTAGCATCTGACACATAGTACCATGACCATTCTGAGCAGCAAGGCATAGTGGCGTTAATTCATGTCCTTCTTTAGATCTTACATTGACCTCAGCTCCAGCATCAAGTAGCACCTTGCAGACAGTATCATGACCATTCATCGCAGCTTCATGTAATGGGGTTGTCTCGTACGCTTCTTCCAATCCAGTTCTGCAGTTAATTTTGGCACCTGCTTGAAGTAGCACCTGGCAAACAGTACCATGACCATTCTTAGCAGCAAGCCACAGTGGAGTCACTTCGTGCCCCTGTTTGGTTATTGCATTGACCACAGCTCCAGCGTCAAGTAGCACTTTGCAGACGTTATCATGACCACTCATCGCAGCTTGGTGTAATGGCGTTTTTTCATCAAACTCAGGACCAGCTCTATGGTTAACAATAGCACCTGCTCGAAGTAATATCTGACAAACAGCTGAATGGCCATTGGAAGAGGCTTCATGTAAGGGAGTAAAATCGAATTCGGACTAGACAAAGCAGAAAAAGCGAATGAAAAAAATATGTATGGGTTACCTTTTGTTACTTTATAATGATTGAATTTGGTTTTCGTGTTTTCTATTATAAATGATTAGTTGTTGAAATTTTGTAGTTAATCTACTATGAAGGTAGctgaaatctaaataaatttggCACTACATTTTgtcatcataattattgcaatacACAGCATGATATAAACTATATTAAATCAGGAATAAATTATACTTATCTACTCTCTCAAAAGCTAATCGAAAGTCAGTGTGTACGTCTCTAAAAGGTAATCTCAGGTTTCACTTTGTAAATGCATGGTTATGAACAAATCTTGCAATAGACACAACGTTAACGAGGTCTATATTGACGATTTAAATACGTTTAAATTGTTTCATTTACCATGTGAGAGCAATTGACATCAATTCCCTTCTGTAATAAGTACTTGCAAGTGTTGTAATCACCAGCTGCAGCCGCAAGGCATAGATCGCGTATCTGTCGATAGAAAGAtgcaaaatattaacaattgAAATTACTTTTTGTATTTCACAGACTTAATCATTCggttataaaaaaaatgaaacatttcaCAGCCATTTGCAGCCAAGGGTATTACGACTCCCTACATTTGATAGCCAAATGCATCCGGTGAAAGTCACTTCCTGGACACTTCATTACTGACATTAGACACCCAGCTTCAAGAACGTTAGGAGGACGAGACGATTGATAACATGATGATATTTTAGACAACCAAGAAAGATACTCGGTAATGGCATCATTTTTCAGGCAGACGTAAGATAACGAAACATCATTGAATAGACTACAGAGAGTGTTTAGAATACCTGTTCATCACGTGATCGCAATTTGTCATCTTCTTTGTCGTCACTTTGCAAATCTGTTTTCATAATGAGAAGAAAAACGAAGTTTTGCTAATCatataaaatataataacaaATTGGAATAGCTTGTGCCTTGGttcttaaaacaaataaacacaacaaCTTTATAGAAAATGCTGTTATCCGCTTGTTGAAAACCCCTTCAGAAATTATTACATAgtaattttaatttaaacttAATTTACGTTTGTAAAGATTATcgttcatccaggtagtaaacaataataTTTGTACTATAATCTAGTTAACTGGACTTATTATTGAGTGGGAAAAATTctcgtccaatcctgaacgcatcaccAGCCCTactgatcttctggcggtaaaaTAAGATAactctcaggttgaactcaaatGTAATGCCTGTAATACAACAACCGCTTCAcatgtcaatgaacttttaccgctAGAAGATCAGTAAGGCTGATAATGCGTTTAGGATTGGACGTGGACATTTCCCCTACTCCAAAATAGTatgtccagttgactagattatagtacAATATTGTTAAACTTAATTTAATCTTAATACAAATATATAATACTAGTATCTACAATACAAATCAATCTGCATCCAAACCCTTTATGCCAAAATTGCATGACTAATGATCAGACGGATGGGATTATTGATTCAATGGTcttaaaattacaactttgcaaattttatatacattacaaatttaaaaaatggaCATACTGACTAATTCTTGCacggttttttatattttttttattgatttacaATTTGTTCTTACCACGAACAGGTGTACCAGCTTTTATAGCTCCTTGAACCTCAGCTTTCACACGTCTTCTTACGCCCGTTTGCGATGTTGTTTTTGGTTGTATCAAGGAAGACGCAGTGTTAATATTGTCAGATGATGCCACTGGTGTAGAGGAAGATTCAAGGGAAATTCTGTCTGTCTCATCAAATGAGGAAGATATAGTTGTAGTCTGTTCCGATATGGCATAATTTTCATAAAGAAAAAACGAAAAGGATATAATCGATGaagtacctttttttttttttaacggagGAGAGAGTGAAATATCAAAAAGAGTGAGATTACACTGAGCATTAGttgtttttcattcaaaattgGTGTCAAAGTAATAAAATGCAAACGATCTTACCTCTGTTGCATGCGTATCTGTCCTAGGGCTACGGTCCTGATGTATACCTGTTCCTGGTCTATGGTCCTGATTCCATGTTACAGTCTGTAGAGGATGACTATCTATTTCAAACTCCTCTGAAAGATTTTTATCATATAGCTCCGATTGCTCGTCCGTATCCACCAAAGGAACACTTCCATCTAAAAAATAGATCATTACCAAAAATATATAAGCATTACAATATAAACTCTTACTTGAAAAAATGTTTTCTATATTACAAGCACACTTTGTATTTCCACCATTGAAAAAGATCAAATCAGTGATATCTTCAGGAATTTGTGCTTTTAACTGAAATTTAAATGTTCCGAAAAAGCACAAACCCAGTGTTGAGTGCAGTTATCTTGTCATGTCATTATCCATCACGCGTACcccccatcaaacacaaaatgttcttaaacatATCATATTTCGACATTTCAACTTTTCTGGctaccttttctaacctttatgTCGAAAACggtttgtatttgctgggatacTAACAATACCTCAGTTGTAATAAAACAATATATTATTAACTGATGCACTAGTTATTTAAGTATCAAAATCATGCCTTTCATTATTAAAATGCCAGAGTCACACGTACCTGCTTGATATTTATTCTGGAAAGGGGTAATCTCTTTCATTTTATCTTTACTTATTTCTACATATTTTTCCATGCGTTCAATTATCTTCTGTCGAACAGCAACATCCATTTGAGCAGCCACTGCTTTTTTTGCTGGAAGCACCGTTCTAATCCACCATAAACATCTTGGATTTTCACAGTCTTCAAACTCATAGACTACTTCCATATATGCCTTTAAGATCTCAACACGATATGTATGTAATGCTAATGCAGGGAACGCAATGGATCTCAGATCTTGTCGATCTGCAGACCTCAGTGTCGTATGTAAAGCAGTTCTAAACTTTGCCATGGTTCCGGGGCCTTCATCCAGCCGAACTTCTACGTGGAATAGTCTTTTGTTTTGCCCTATGTTCCCTGCAGACGTACAGACGACACCTCGATTCACATACAGCCCGCCTTTTGCTTTTTCTTGGGCATATTCTTGTCGAACAAGGTCCCCAGCCGCGTCCAATAATCCATCCACATCATCTGCGCCAGGGTAGATAAATCTCACCAACGCCTCAGTGTCTTCATTAATAATATCGCCTTCTTGTATCTGTATGTGAACATGACGTCCAAATGCATCCATTATTATTCTTTCCTCCTCTTTGGCTGTTGTGTTTGGTTGTATCAAGGGAATATTATTAGTTGCGTCAGTTGATGCAGAGGCAGCATTGATATCGTCAGAGAATGACATAGGTGTAAAGGAAGACTCATGGCTAATTCTGCCTGTTTCGTCAAATGTAGAGGAAGATATGGCTGTGGTCTGCTCAGACACGCAATTACTttcctgaaaagaaaaaaaaaaaaaaaacgtgttaTCGAATAAAGTATTTATTTGTgaagaaattcatcaggtttgttgataattataatttggagttttcatattacaaaaccaacattttgatactcacctgacagtttcgtatgtcttgaACGACATACTTCTTGAGAGTGAATAACAAAGTAAGTCATCCATAGCAGATCATGATATTCAACAGAACCATAGAATTCAACTGGGACGTATTACAGAAGGACTGTGATGCTAGTACTCGCTTCATCAGAGAATCAatatggattcgcaagagaggtGCTGCCGTGATGAACAGGGACGAGAGGCCTATCATTTAAGTCACGTGTATGACCCTCTCCTCAAGACCACGCCCCTTTGGGATGGAGCTGTGTtactcaccttggtctggggcggacattttaaaaatgaatttaggagagcagcaacgacatcacttgcattacattccagatgttaaatctacatcatatgcaaaatttgaggaaattcgcacgagtccgttttattttagggccatttgtctataactggtctttacatgtagccctatggagagagtacccgttgagggcgctataacccccattttaggaacaaaaatgtgatttaaaaaaaacggacttgtgcgaattttctaaaattttcagagtatgtagtatgaacatgtagaaatataatcaagtagttgccctatctgctctcctccaaaaaaataaaaagtcctatacctcaatgataatgaaacctaggtgtactACCAGCAAAGAGaatgatgggataccaatcactctgaagaagtatgtcgttcaagacatacgaaactgtcgatcaggtcagtgtcaaaatttttgtttttgtaataattattaaaactCCAAATTAAAGTACTTATTGTTGCCGAATAATGGCGAAGAGAGCGAAATATTAAAAGTGATGAGATTTTACTGAGCATGTGTTTCGTTCAAAACTGTGGTCAATGTAACATAATTACAACCAATCTTACCTCCTTTGCAAGAGTATCTGTTCCAGTGCTACGGTCCTGCTTTAGTGTCAGAGTCTGTAAAGGATAACTTTCTATTTCAGCCGCCACCGCATGGTGTTTATTTGTAAAAGAGGTAAATGTCCCCGGTATATCACGTAACTTCGATAACTCATCGGTATCCTCTAAAGAGGCACGTTcatctataattataataaataattagcaAAAATATGATTATGCATTACGTTTATGATTTGTATTTAAAGTCTGTATttatggaactcgattgttagtttcctattaaccgcccgcatcactttttcaatttgaccaaaactttcattattttcataaacaagtcaattatctgaacattgaaatggaaataatcaaaattgaaactctcaaaatgtctgacatcccctgctgatcataatcagcactttttcttagttgtaggggtagaggatgtagtaaataatgcaaattaaaggattacctcatcatgtttctagtgaatacaaaaattgctaatttcttttcatttttatgaaaacaaattacaatcttttctcaatctgttgcaaaatgtctgtaaagatgatctaagcattaatacctgttttgagatggtctttcatcaacaatatatactttggtactggtggggtacctaaatttggagaaagctgttcataaaatcattgattttgttgacataatggataatgaaaagagaccgaataatgaataatgaaatagtgacctcgtccttttttttaaacatccaatcggaaactaataatcgagttccattggcctaaaaCAACATGTGTTTACATCATTAAGGCAGGTTGGAGGGGACCATGACCTAGcgggtgtttgcactcaaatattgagacaagtaaagctgacacacaaggggAATGGTAtcggttctataaaggagatgcCGAG is a window from the Amphiura filiformis chromosome 12, Afil_fr2py, whole genome shotgun sequence genome containing:
- the LOC140166998 gene encoding uncharacterized protein translates to MRTMNAFGRHVRIQIQEGDITNEDTESLVRFIFPGADDLDGLLDAAGDLVRQEYVQEKAKGGLYVNRGVVCTSAGNIGQVKRLFHVEVGLDEAPAKFITALHTTLRSADKQDLKSIAFPGLALCPDEFLSSFMEVVYEFEECENPRCLRLIRTAIPAERAVEMIQMTKYIDISKQKMENSYFHNNRDQQDERASLEDTDELSKLRDIPGTFTSFTNKHHAVAAEIESYPLQTLTLKQDRSTGTDTLAKEESNCVSEQTTAISSSTFDETGRISHESSFTPMSFSDDINAASASTDATNNIPLIQPNTTAKEEERIIMDAFGRHVHIQIQEGDIINEDTEALVRFIYPGADDVDGLLDAAGDLVRQEYAQEKAKGGLYVNRGVVCTSAGNIGQNKRLFHVEVRLDEGPGTMAKFRTALHTTLRSADRQDLRSIAFPALALHTYRVEILKAYMEVVYEFEDCENPRCLWWIRTVLPAKKAVAAQMDVAVRQKIIERMEKYVEISKDKMKEITPFQNKYQADGSVPLVDTDEQSELYDKNLSEEFEIDSHPLQTVTWNQDHRPGTGIHQDRSPRTDTHATETTTISSSFDETDRISLESSSTPVASSDNINTASSLIQPKTTSQTGVRRRVKAEVQGAIKAGTPVRDLQSDDKEDDKLRSRDEQIRDLCLAAAAGDYNTCKYLLQKGIDVNCSHMSEFDFTPLHEASSNGHSAVCQILLRAGAIVNHRAGPEFDEKTPLHQAAMSGHDNVCKVLLDAGAVVNAITKQGHEVTPLWLAAKNGHGTVCQVLLQAGAKINCRTGLEEAYETTPLHEAAMNGHDTVCKVLLDAGAEVNVRSKEGHELTPLCLAAQNGHGTMCQMLLQAGAIVNVRAGLEAYETTPLHEATANGHDNVCKVLLDVGAEVNVRTKVGHEVTPLWLAAQNGHGTVCQVLLQAGAIADDRAGVQMDETTPLHKAAQSGSDNICKKLLAAGAKVNAKTRKGQEVTPLWLAAQEGQDVVGHILLGAGALVNARAGVQMGEGIALHQAAKYGHDNFCKLLIDAGANVNAKTQSGQEVTPLMTASQHGHGIVCQSLLKAGAIVNARAGVEMDSITPLHLAAQDGRDDVCRILLDAGANINAKTRLGHEITPLWIAAQNGHDAVCRILLYEGAIGDENAGIEMDEKMALHKAAQNGHDNVCKTLLDAGANVNAKTRTGQAVTPLMLASQEGHGTVCQTLLKAGATVNTRAGVEMGSKTPLCLAAQDGRDEVCKILLDAGANATRSRSGISPLLIAAQNGHDAVCRILLEAGAIVNEKAGIVNDERMALHQAAQNDHVNVCKVLLCAGADSNARTRQNQEMTALMIAAQNGLDGICQTLLSAGASVNAEAGVERDRKTALHEAAQYGHDHVCKILLDAGANANAQTMRRQHTPLHLAVTNCELKRHQTRELDEDSRKRYGTVFRLLVEAGADPGILEHEYRTADRREADRRLRRRGARRAANEEYQKPLCCFGLRLGLCLICCFIPH